The sequence below is a genomic window from Sorangiineae bacterium MSr12523.
TTTCAAACCAGCGACAACGGCGTGACGTGGACGGCACCCGGTCCGGCCCTCGACACGTTCCTCCTGCCGACGACCTTGGACGTCGCCCCGTCCGACCCCCAGCGCATTTACGTGGGGGGCTTCTTCTACGGTGAAGACGGAGTTCACGGGTTCGTCCAACGCAGCGACGATCGCGGCAAGACGTGGGCCCCGCGCACGCAGCTCGGCGGTGTGACGGAAGCGGATCGCGTTTCGACGCTTCACGTCTCGGGCGTCGATCCCAAGGATCCGAATCGCGTATTCGTCCGGGTCAGCAATCCGCGCAGCCAGGACAGGCTTCTCGTGTCCAACGACGGTGGTACGACATTTCAGGAAGTCGCCTCCTTCGCCGGTCCCATGTACGGATTCGCCATCTCGCCGGACGGCGACAAGGTGGCCATCGGCGGCGTGGGAGGGGGCAACGATACGAATGGCAAGGGCGTGTACGTCGCCTCGCGCCCCGCATCGGGCGTCGCCTACCAATTCGAACAGCGCTCGAACGTGCCCGTTCTTTGCCTCAAATGGACGAGCGAGACCCTTTACGGCTGCGGAAACAACCAGCAAGAAGGCATCTTCGTTGTGGGCAAATCCGACGACGAGGGCCGCACCTGGAAGCCGTTGCTCAACAGCGTCAACGACATCGACGCGACCTTGAAGCATTGCCCGAATGGGTCGGCGTACAACAATTTGTGCATTGCCGACTGGGCACGGCAGGTCTGCCTCTTCAACACGCCCGGCGCCCTCGATGCTTGCGCCGCCGCAACGGCGGACGCCGGAACGTCGAACGCCGTGCAGGATGACGGGGGCGGATGCACCTTGGGACCGGGCGCCGCATCGAAAGCCGCAACCGGCTTTGCCGCCCTGTTTCTAGGATTCGGCCTCTTCGTGCGACGCCGGCTGCGCCGTCACTAAGCACAACGCCAAGATTCAACCGCCAAGGCGCCAAGGTCGCCAAGATAGATGGTGAGAGCGAGGAACGCTTTCGTTCACACCCTCCAAATCCCTTGGCGCTCTTGGCGTCTTGGCGGTTCGAATATCTCCGAGCCTACTGAGGCTTCTTTCGCCAGGCCATTCCGTTGGGTTTGGACCCGACGTTGATGGTGGCGATGGGCGTGCGGCTGGCGATGTCGATGACGGTCACCGTGTTGGCGGCCTGATTCGACACGTACGCCGTCTTGCCGTCGCCGTTGAAGGCAACGCCGTGCGCACCTTGCCCGGCGACGGCGAGTGCAAGTTGCTCGTCGGCGTCGGCGCGGCGAATCGCGACCTTCGCGTGGTCGGTGTCGGCGACCCAGACGTTGCCGTCGGGGCCGAGGCCGGCCATGCCCGGTGTGAATCCGAGACGGTGCACTTGAACGACCTTCAACTCGAGCGTGTCGATGACCGACAGCGTCCCGTCGGTCTCGTTGTCGACATAGGCCATTCCGTTGTTGCCCTGCCATGCGCCCACGGGCGAGTCGCCCACGGGAATCGTCTTCGCCACTAGCTTCGTGACCGGATCGACGATGCTGACGCTCGCGGAGTGCGTGTTGGCCACGAAGCCGTACCGGCCATCGTGTGAAAACGTCACCTCCGACGGAGCGTTGCCCACGCGAACCGATGACCGCGTCGCCAGGGACAGAGGATCGAGCACCAGGACGAAACCATCGTACTGAGACGTCCAGATCTCCGCCTCGTTGGGCGAAAAGATGGCGTTGTGGTTCATCGTCGGAAGACGGCGCGAAGCCAAGGTGCTTCCGTTGCTCGCATCGAGCAGAAGCACCGCACCGGGCGTGCTCGTATCACCGTTTCCATGCCCCGCATGACCGCCGCTGAGATCCGTCCCCGGCACCGCGACGAGCATCTTCGAGCCGTCGCGATTCAGATAAATGTGATGGGGAAAGTTCGCATCCTTGATCCGGATGGTACCGGCGATACGTAGACTCTCGGTGTCGATGACCGAAATCGAATTATCTCCGCCGTTGACCACGAACAGCGCATCGTAGGAAATCCGGTCAATGGGCTCGGTGGACGGCAGACTCGTCTCGCCGTTCTGAACGGGCGTAGAGCTTCCGCATGCATTCACGCAAAAGAGTGATGCGGCCAACAAGGACAGGGAAATAACCGAGGCAACGTGCACGCGGTGAAACTAGCAGAACTCCGGAACGCTACACCTTCGAAAGCGGGGTCGGATCTTCGCTCGACTCCGCAATTTGATAGTGCGAAGGCGGCTGTCGTTGTTCAGCGCTGGATGACGGCTTCGACTCCGATGTCGGCGCGACGACGCGAAGGGAGAAATTCGGCGGATTTCGAAGCGGACTCGCAGGCAACGTGCGACGCAATTGCGGAGGTGGCTCGTACTTCCTGGCGGGCAGACTTGACCAGGCGAAACGTAGGCTATTGTACATCTCGGCGGCGGTGGAAAATCGTTGATCGCGATCGCGGTGAACGGCGCGTTCGAGAACCGTGGCGAGCACGCTCGGGCAATCACGCCGCCCGATGCGCACGTGGATGGGCCCCACCTCGAGGATTTCGCGGAGCAATTCGTCGAGCGTCTGCGCAGCGAAGGGCGCGCGACCGAAGAGACACTCTTGCAGCACCACGCCCAGTGCGTAGATGTCCACGCGACCGTCGATGGGCTCCATCTTCATTTGCTCGGGTGCGAGGTAAACGGGCGTGCCCATGATGCGCCCCGCGGGCGTGAGCGAGGGCGCGTCGTGGGCCAGCCAGCGCGAAATGCCAAAATCGAGCACCTTCACCTGGCGATCGTCGCAGAGAAAGACGTTGGCAGGCTTGATATCGCGGTGAATGATTTTCAGCTCGTGCGTGAAGGCCAGGGCCTCCAGGACCTGCAGCCCGACCGCGCACGTTTCCTCGAAATCGAGCGCGCCGCGGCGATCAATACGCACTTGGAGCGACTCACCGCGGAGAAGCTCGAGAACGATGTAGGGAACTCCGTTTTCCAGCTGCCCGGTATCGATGACCGCGCACACGTTGTGATGGCGAATAGCTCCGATGACTTTCGCCTCTTGATAGAAACGCCGCAAACTCGTCTCGCTCGCGGCAATTTCCTCGAGGGGCACTTTGAGCGCGACATGGTCACCGCTTTTGCAGTCCAGGCACTCGTACACCGTGGAGGCCCCACCGTGACCGATCTCGCGGATAACGCGGTACTTTCCACCGACGATGCGCCCCAGCAGCGGCGCCAGGCGACCCGCGGAGGATCCCAGCGAGCCTGCGACGGACGAGCTAACCTTGGCAGCCGCGCGGTGTTGGCTGCTCAGGCCTTTGGAGGGCGTGAGCTTGGCGCCCGTAATTTTGCACACGGTCTCGTTGAGAGGGTGCGCATACCCACAATGCCGACATCGAGCGTAAAACAGGTGCTGCCCCATGGGTATATGACCTGATTCGGAAGTTCGGAATAGCAGGGGGTCGGGGTCGGGGTCGGGGTCGGGTCGGGGGTCGGCGGCGCGTCTTTCTTCAAGTCGATCGAGGCGGGTCGTACGTAGGTAACGGAAAGGTGTGAGAAAGCCATTCTCACACCGATCGGCCGTCAAAGACAGTTGAAAAAGTACGCCCCCGTGTTGGATTGTGGCAAGGTTCCCGATACAATGGCCTCCTCTATGAGCGCAATGCGCGGTCAATCCGGCCCAGTCATGGACGGGCTCGCCCAACTGCAGTCGAAGTACAGACCGATCCTCGAAATCGGCCAGGGCGGAATGAGCCGTGTGTACCTGGCTTTGGTACGCGGCCCGGGCGACTTCAACAAGCTGCAGGTCATCAAGCGCCTTTTGCCGACGTTGGCGGCCGATCCCGAATTTCTCGAGATGTTCCTCGAGGAGGCGCGTCTCTCGGCGCGGCTCAATCACGCCAACATCGTCCAGATCAACGAGATCGGATTCGATGGCCAGCACCATTTCATGGCCATGGAATACCTCGAGGGGCAAACCCTCGACGCGGTGGTGCGCTCGGCGGCAAAGCGCGGCGGACTGCCGCTGGCCATGCACCTGCGCATCATCGCCGATGCGTGCTCTGGCCTGCATTACGCGCACGCGCTCACGGACATCGACGGCAAGCCGCTCAACATCGTTCACCGCGACGTGTCGCCGCACAACGTGTTCGTGACCTATGCTGGACAGGTCAAGGTCCTGGACTTCGGTATTGCCAAGGCGGCCGATTCATCGCACCACACGCGCACCGGTGTCGTTAAAGGCAAATGCGCGTACATGGCGCCGGAGCAATTCCGCCAGGAAGGAATCGACCGGCGCGCGGACATCTTCGCGCTCGGCGTGATGACCTGGCAGGCCGCCACGCGCACACGGTTGTGGAAGGGCCTGACGGACATCGAGATCTTCCATCGCCTGGCCACCGGCGAGATCCCCTCACCGCTCAGCATCGATCCGTCGATGCCCACGGGCCTCGTTGCCATTTGCGAGCGCGCCCTGGCGCCGAACCGCGATCAACGATTCAGCACCGCGCAGGAACTCGGTGAGGCCATCGAGGCCTACCTCGCGACCTTGCCGGAGGTGCCCTCCACGCGCGAAATCGGCAGGTACGTGAGCGACCTTTTCGCCGAGAACCGCGCCAAGGTGAAGGCGGCCATCGAGGCGGAGCGAAAGCGAAGCGAGACGTATCCCGCCAACACGGGCGAGATTCCCATCTTCGTCGACCCGGACGCGGTGCGCGACGACAGCAATTCGGCACCGATGGGCAGCGCCCCCATGGCAGCGCCCCACACCACGACGGAGTCGAAGATCTCGCCGGCGGACGTGGGCCGCGGCGGCGTGTCTCGGCTCAAGGCATTCGTGCTCGTCGGCGGCGCCATCGTCCTGGTGGGCGGCGGCGTGCTCGGAGCTTTGGGTTGGCGCAAGAGCCATCAAGTTGCCGAGGCAACATCGCAGGCTTCGGCGGCGGTGGCGGCCACGCAGCAGGCAACGGCCGCGGGTGCGAACGAGCCACTCTTGGGCGGCGCCACGGCGGATGCGTTCACGGTGCTCAAGGTGGAAGTCGTTCCGCATAGCGCCAGCGTCTTCGTCGACGATGTGCCGCTTTCGTCCAACCCCGCGCAGGCACGCTTCACGCGCGACAAGCAGGCGCACCGCGTGCTGGGCGAAGCGCCGGGTTACACGCGGCAAGTGCAGCTCGTGGTCTACGACGAGGGCGAGAAGCAGGTGACCATTCAGCTCGAACGCGAGGGTGCACCGCCACCGCCCGTGGGTGGAGGCCACACCGCGCCGCCGCGCAACACCGCGAGTGCGGCGCGTCATCCGAGCGGGAGCGCAGCGCCCTCGACGGCGACGACGCCCACGGTGTCGCAGACGCCGAGTGTGCAACCGCAGCCGGCCCCGACGCCCGTCGTCACGCAGACGCATGCGCCGCAGCCCCAGCCACCGCCGCCGGTGACCCAGCAGCCTTCGGCACCACCGGTGGCCGCCCCGGCTCCGGGCACGGTCGATCACAAGGGCGTTCGAGCCACCGTCGCAGCGCACCGCGGCGAAGTGCAAGCTTGCTACGACCGGGCTCACTTGGAGCGAAACGATCTGCGCGGCAAGGTGGTCGTCTCGGCGACGATCAGCCCGCAGGGCCAGGTGCTCAGCGCCAACGTGGCCAATTCGACCGCGAACAGCACCCGCCTCGAGCAATGCTTGATCAGCGCCTTCCAGGGCTGGACATTTCCAGCGCCGGCGGGCGGGGTGAACGGTAGCGTGACGTACACCTTCAATTTCGACTGAAATTTGGGCCGCTGGATCGGTCGGGGCGGTGCCATGACCGTACGCTGACAATCGCTGACGGAAAGGTGGTAGCGCGCTCGGGGACCCGCCTTTAAGGTGGCAGCCATCGTGAAAGGCCTCCTACCCATCCTCGCCTTGTTCATCGTCCACTGGCAGTCGTCGGTCTTTTTCCAGACCTTCTTCTTGCACCGGTACGGCGCCCACAAGCAATTCACCATGAGCAAGGGCTGGGAGCGCTTCTTCCACCTCTGCACGTAC
It includes:
- a CDS encoding YncE family protein — encoded protein: MLAASLFCVNACGSSTPVQNGETSLPSTEPIDRISYDALFVVNGGDNSISVIDTESLRIAGTIRIKDANFPHHIYLNRDGSKMLVAVPGTDLSGGHAGHGNGDTSTPGAVLLLDASNGSTLASRRLPTMNHNAIFSPNEAEIWTSQYDGFVLVLDPLSLATRSSVRVGNAPSEVTFSHDGRYGFVANTHSASVSIVDPVTKLVAKTIPVGDSPVGAWQGNNGMAYVDNETDGTLSVIDTLELKVVQVHRLGFTPGMAGLGPDGNVWVADTDHAKVAIRRADADEQLALAVAGQGAHGVAFNGDGKTAYVSNQAANTVTVIDIASRTPIATINVGSKPNGMAWRKKPQ
- a CDS encoding serine/threonine protein kinase yields the protein MCKITGAKLTPSKGLSSQHRAAAKVSSSVAGSLGSSAGRLAPLLGRIVGGKYRVIREIGHGGASTVYECLDCKSGDHVALKVPLEEIAASETSLRRFYQEAKVIGAIRHHNVCAVIDTGQLENGVPYIVLELLRGESLQVRIDRRGALDFEETCAVGLQVLEALAFTHELKIIHRDIKPANVFLCDDRQVKVLDFGISRWLAHDAPSLTPAGRIMGTPVYLAPEQMKMEPIDGRVDIYALGVVLQECLFGRAPFAAQTLDELLREILEVGPIHVRIGRRDCPSVLATVLERAVHRDRDQRFSTAAEMYNSLRFAWSSLPARKYEPPPQLRRTLPASPLRNPPNFSLRVVAPTSESKPSSSAEQRQPPSHYQIAESSEDPTPLSKV
- a CDS encoding TonB family protein yields the protein MDGLAQLQSKYRPILEIGQGGMSRVYLALVRGPGDFNKLQVIKRLLPTLAADPEFLEMFLEEARLSARLNHANIVQINEIGFDGQHHFMAMEYLEGQTLDAVVRSAAKRGGLPLAMHLRIIADACSGLHYAHALTDIDGKPLNIVHRDVSPHNVFVTYAGQVKVLDFGIAKAADSSHHTRTGVVKGKCAYMAPEQFRQEGIDRRADIFALGVMTWQAATRTRLWKGLTDIEIFHRLATGEIPSPLSIDPSMPTGLVAICERALAPNRDQRFSTAQELGEAIEAYLATLPEVPSTREIGRYVSDLFAENRAKVKAAIEAERKRSETYPANTGEIPIFVDPDAVRDDSNSAPMGSAPMAAPHTTTESKISPADVGRGGVSRLKAFVLVGGAIVLVGGGVLGALGWRKSHQVAEATSQASAAVAATQQATAAGANEPLLGGATADAFTVLKVEVVPHSASVFVDDVPLSSNPAQARFTRDKQAHRVLGEAPGYTRQVQLVVYDEGEKQVTIQLEREGAPPPPVGGGHTAPPRNTASAARHPSGSAAPSTATTPTVSQTPSVQPQPAPTPVVTQTHAPQPQPPPPVTQQPSAPPVAAPAPGTVDHKGVRATVAAHRGEVQACYDRAHLERNDLRGKVVVSATISPQGQVLSANVANSTANSTRLEQCLISAFQGWTFPAPAGGVNGSVTYTFNFD